ACACCGTCGGTCCACCACCATGGATAAATAGATAGATGGATTGTCGAGAGATAAATACACAAATACGTACAGAACACACCTAACAAAACACCAAACATATATTCCCGACAACAGCACCACTACCACCGCCGCGGCGGACTTCCACATCCGCTGCCACCCGCGCCACGTCACCGCCGCCGACATGGGTGCCGCAGAGCCTGTAACACAACCCATCTTTCTCATTTCTCATTcctgatttttaatttttctcttTGCTGTTTATTTGCTCTGTTCATtttaattaatgtcaaaacgtCTGAGCTTTGCCATGGCGTGCAggtggaggagagagaaagagaggagcttgaggagagagAGGAAATTGGGAGGAAGCAGGAGGCGGAGCAGGGGGTGAGAGATGTTGAGCAAGGGGAGATGGGTTTTGAAGAACAGGCGGTGGGAGCTCAGagaaatattaatattaatcatggaaataataatattaatcaGAACGAGAGAGAAGGAGATGTTCATGTGTCAATGCTGCAGAGGCTGAATCCAACAAACCCTTTGAGAATTGTAATAAATAGCAAAACCAGAACTGCAACTCCGCCACCGCCGCCGTCACGGATCTCTAATATCAGAGGCGGTGCTACTGCTACTCCTACTCCTCCTTCTCAGTTCTCCTCTCACACTAACAGTCCCCAGCATTCTCAGCCTCGTTCTACACCAACCCCACaagtaagttttctttttcttctctttttttctttcccattaaaacaaaaataaaagtttttaaGTGATGTTTAAGAAAGATTAAACAAAGATATCTCATTTTTGTTCTTGAAAGTTTGAAccatattaatttatttctctAGATATCTTATCTTTAATCATTTTGGAAAGGAAATGATACAAGCTATTTATCTGGTAGAGCATGGATTTTCTGGGGAGAATTTTTGAATTAGCAATCTGATATTTTGATGGGTTTTCCCTCAATTTTTTGGTCAGCCATCCATCACAACACTGAATTCCAGGAAATTCACCAACAAGATATGTTTGTTCCTGTTTATTTTTCACACGGTTGCCGCCATTGGGCTAGTCGGTTTTCTTCTATTCCGGGGAGTTAAGGGGCTGATAGAATCATCAGACAACAAGGTTAAAAGAGCCGAGAAACGAGTGTTGAAGTTTTTTCTACCACAAGTCGAAGCCGCATCTTTTTTAAGCATTACTCTTGCATTTGCATGGCAAAAGGCAGTGAGGCTATGGCCGATGTTTTTTGTTCACTTCATACTATGGACCACTTTTCTCATGTCTCTATCTGCCGGAATTCTGCTAATTTGCTTCCAAAAGCCTCCCACCAATGGCGTCGGAGTCTGTTTTATTGCCTTCGCAATCGGCAACGGCTTATATGCTTGTTGGATCACACATCGGATTGGATTTTGTAGCAAGATATTGATCAAATCGCTAGAACCAGTATCAAAGTTCCCCGATTTGAATCAACCGACTTATTGGATGCTTGGGGTCGGATTTCTGTGGATGTCCCTGTGGAATCTAGCTGTCATTGGAGCCCTGAATTTCTACTTTCCTCCATTGATCATAATTTTATTGGTCTTGAGCTTAGCTTGGACAACTGAAGTAATGAGGAACGTTGCAAATATAACCGTCAGTAGGGTAATTTCTCTGTATTATCTCAGAGGAATGCAGTCTAATACTCAGTTTTGCTTCCAAAGAGCCTTGAGTAAAAATCTTGGAAGTGCTTGTTTTGGATCTCTCTTTGTTCCTGCAATTGAAGCCCTGAGAATTGTTGCTCGGGGTTTAAATTTACTCGAGGGGGAAGATGAGTTCATGTTTTCTTGTGCACATTGCTGTCTCAGAGTCATGGAGGGCATCTTCCGATATGGCAACGGCTGGGCCTTCGTGCAGGTACGCTTATAAACCATTTTCTATTGACTTTGTGATTCCATTTGCATATCATACAAAATACAAGTTACAGAACAAAGAACTGTAACTTTCGTTCCCAGCTTCTTTCTCAACAAGAAAAGCATTATTTTGCACGGCAAAGTATACTAATTTTGCCGGCTGATCAATATTTCAATAACACAATACGACTGCACTGCTGTTTGtatatcaacaacaacaacaacaacatcaacaacaaagccttttcccactaagtggggtcggctatatgaatcctagaacgccattgcgctcggttttgtgtcatgtcctccgttagatccaagtactctaagtcttttcttagggtttcttccaaagttttcctaggtcttcctctatcccttcggccctgaacctctgtcccgtagtcactgCGGTTTGTATATCGTGTTTGAATAATTCGGATAACAAGTTATGCTGACATCTAACTTTGTCTGCTACTTATGTCGATGAAATCATCTCGAATGTCAAGTAAGATCATGATTGGCTATCTAGTTTTTAGAATGATTCAAAACGTCGGCATATACTTTATTACTCACCACCAAGATATTTTTCACCCATAATTCTATCTAAAACATTTGTTTAGGTCTATCTTGTGGTCTCCCCGTATTTTTGAATTACTTACGCTGCAGTCGCTATCTAAATCCTAATTTTCAATTGCAAGTcttgaaattttatatgaaatccATCTCCGGTCACTGTTTTAACACTAAATTATAAGAAGTTAaacttaattattttaattaaaccaATTGGTACAGATAGCAGCCTACGGGAAGGGCTTCGTGAGGGCGTCGCAAGACACTTGGGAGCTCTTTGAACAGCAAGAAATGGAACAAATTGTTGATTCCGACATTACCAGCTCAATCTGCTTCCTAACGGGCGTCTGCAGTGGCTCTATCTGTGTCATAGTTGTGGCGGCTTGGACCGCTAGAGTGCACCAAAGTTTCACAGCCGCCATTTCCCTCCTTACATTCTTCATTGGATACCTTATGGTTGGCGGCCCCTTTTTGACCAGTTTCTTTTCACTCTATTATTCATTTGATGCATATAAACCATGTGATCAACTTGTTAATTCTTTAATCTTTGTTGCTTATTAGTTAATCAAATACCTAATTAACCTAACCAATTTCTATTAATTTTATGCTTGTTCAGACGAGGATAGCCATGGCACTACCACATGCTTGTGTTGGTAGTTACTTTGTTTGCTACGCAGAGAATCCAGACAACAGATTGTTCGACAACACAATCAAGGATCGCCTCGCTTTGATGAATTCCGGTCGAGATGTAGCCGTTCCCACACCTCGAGTCCCCCGCCGGTTTGCAGCAAGGTAAAGCATGGTTAGTCACACTGCCATTAACTCCTCAAGCCCCCTCACTCCTTGTAGGAGTTCAACACCACCATATGCTCTCTCGCGTAAAAGTATGGAGGAAGTGTTTGGGAAGTGCACGCAGATAGTCCTCCCCCAACATAATTACAGCCCCGATTTCTCCAATGGTACGACACTATGAGGGCATCGGATATTTCGGACGAAGTTTTACGTGTGAGTTATATAGAACCTTCCTCTTGAAACATGTACGCGAGGCCTGTCATGTAACAATGAGGCCTCCGTACATATGTAACAATGGCTCATACATTTATTTTCCGGATACTCTCCTCGGAAACTCGGACTCGAGGAATCGGCCAAATGAGCTCAAGTTACAAATTTCCTACAACTGCTACAAGAGTGATATAGTGGCGGTGGCGACGGCGGGTGGTGGTGACGATGAAGATAATTTTGAATGAGAGGGTTGAAGTTGTTGAACCATTATTGGAAGGAACATGGAGAGCCCACTGACTGAGATTCCATTAAACAATGGGCTAAAAGAAAAATGTCTCTTCGTGCTGTCCATTTTGTATGGTATATACTTTTGGCATATGAATATGCttcacccaccattatttcttCTGTAATTATTCATTATTTAATTCTCTGCAATCTCTTAATTTTTGTAGATATCTTCTCGAGTTTCTCATATTTTATGGTAAAAAATACTGAAACTCAGAGTTTATCTTTATTAAACTAATGCACATACTGCCCTAGGTTGGTTGGTTCTATGAAGGGGTGGTGCCGCTCACTCTTTTTCACTTTTCATACACTTCTTAATTTTTAGTTCgcgaatttaatgaatgaagaaaatcaaataacagaaatgaacaaaatttgtaGAAGGTAAAAAGAGGCGTGAATAGTGTCTCCTTAAAGAAATCGAGAAACAAATCctctttagggttttctttgagaatTTATCCAACTTTTCGAGCCTATAGTATTTTTATCAATTTCTTATTCCTTTACCACGCCTGCTGAGAGAATTTTTTAATGTGATAAAAATACGATTTGGTACATTAAGAGTTATAATACGAAAGGAAAAATCTCTCTCACATGAGAGTCGAGACGATGAACTACCCAAAGAAGTAACCCTTGTTTATTAAACAATTAGTAAATCACCCTCTGTCCAACTAACGGTTTTGCAAATTTAAGACATAAGTATGGTCATTTTTGTATTAAGTTTGATAATATTTTTGAAGTTATACCTTTGATTACTTTTGAAATGTATGGTTGGTTAAGCATCGGTTGAGAATCTTCTCTCCATTGTGTTTCGatttcaaacaaacaaaaacaagtgATTGAAGTATGCGCAAACATGTGGCTTTAACAAAAAAGAGAGCAAAAATCAAATGATTGGATCTTACAAAAAAAACATGATAGTTTCCTTCCCTTTGTTTCTCACTTGTGCTTTCATTAGAGGAAACTTTACTCTTTTCAGAAAGAACCAATTAAAACACTCAATATTGCCTTGTTATGGTGGCAAGCACTCAAGGGAGAGTGACAAAACCATGATTGGATTGGATAGTGCTATTTAGTATTCACACATCTATTTTTATTCCCCACACATCCTTATTAATATGGTGCCACATGAATTATGATATAAACCCCCAACCTCCGTCTCCTTCGCTGCCTCTCCCATTCGACCTACTCCGGCCCACCCTTGACCTAACTTCGATCCACAGCCCACACCCACCCATCCCAAACCAGCACACATTCCCCTTTGCCTCTTCGATCCAAGCCAAAGCATAAAATGCGCTAAACCATGAGTCACGTCATTACGCTAACATAAAACTTGACATAAACTGAAACTTCGTCGAAAATTTGCTCATATTTTTCCATGGTCTAGTAAGACACGAAGTAGATGATAAGAATAAGAGATGATATTCCATGACAATTCCTCCTTTGTTTTCTTGTAGGGTAGGGTAAGGGTAGGGCTAGGGTAGGTGCCATCTTTGCTCTTTATATTTTTAtgggtaaatcgccaaaatggtccctgagatttgcataactcatcactttggtccttaagattccaaatcaataaaagtggtccatgagattgtccaccatccatcattttggtccttccgttaaaaactctattaagtgtcccagagcttttggccggaaatttaggcaattttcaaagtttcgtaactcaatcgtttcttaaccaaatttgacccataatatatcaaaatgaagataggaaagtgtagaataagattatatctatttcaaagcccaatggttgccggagatggccggaaaatagccttaaagttgactggtccgagtgaaaacttgaaaactctccagaaactgggtaaactttaaacgttcataatttcttcaatactcaacgaaatcaagtgattcaaaatcgaaaatcatacttctcgacgagatgaagagaatgatacctttttcGACGGCTAACTAGCCGTGGTTTGTCAGGAAAACggacagccactttcgagccgttttctggccaaaccatGGTGAGTTAGCTGTcaaaaaaaggtaccattctctttttcttgtcgagaagtatgatttttgtttttgaatcacttgatttcgttgagtattgaagaagttatgaacgtttaaagtttacccagtttccggcgagttttcaagttttcactcggaccagtcaactttgaggctattttctggcaATCTCCGACAACCATTGGGCgttgaaataggtataatcttattctacagttttctatcttcattttgatatatgggtcgaatttggttaagaaacgattgagttacgaagctttgaaaattgcccaaacttccggtcAAGAGCTCCAGGATACTTAACGgaatttttaatggaatgaccaaaatgatggatggtggacaatttcagggaccacttttatcgatttggaatctcaaggaccaaagtgatgagttatacaaatctcatGGATCATTTTGACGATTTACCCTATTTTTATTTCAATCATAAAAGTAAAGGGTTtgattaggaaaaaaaaaacttgatatatCACACTTGTGACATTATACTATTAGAGGGATTTATACTATAAAATGTAGTGATCACACTCACCCACCTATTTCAAAATTATCCATATCTTTCCTTCATAAAAGTATTTTGCTTTTTGCTACGTAAATGAGCGACTCTTGCTAGcatttttcttgtttgtttaaagCTGCATCCCAATTTCATTGCCTCGACTCAAGGCCTAAAAAAGAGTAATGATAGCGATActcaaattttaaactaaatttgcaaactaaatggtATGTCATTGATagaaaataaacatgttaatcaatacttaagtaataatctaattatcaacaactccatcatttagtttataaaatttaatctttctaactttatctttaaaaaaattgtcaaaagGTAGAAGAATATGACAGCTACCAACGTTGGCACAATGCGCGCTTCTTAATCATATATTAATTAGCACTCAGACTATTCCCAGCATGCCAACAATAATAACTAcattaaatttaatattaatgtcGCATTGGCATGTACAGATGGAGAGAGGATCCTGCATAACGATCCCAAagatcttccaatcacatacgttcattgtacatcgtgcagcCAATTTTAGTCAGttattgtttatattcaattttaaataaaaaaattatgatgaAT
This is a stretch of genomic DNA from Malus domestica chromosome 02, GDT2T_hap1. It encodes these proteins:
- the LOC103427000 gene encoding protein PNS1-like, which gives rise to MGAAEPVEEREREELEEREEIGRKQEAEQGVRDVEQGEMGFEEQAVGAQRNININHGNNNINQNEREGDVHVSMLQRLNPTNPLRIVINSKTRTATPPPPPSRISNIRGGATATPTPPSQFSSHTNSPQHSQPRSTPTPQPSITTLNSRKFTNKICLFLFIFHTVAAIGLVGFLLFRGVKGLIESSDNKVKRAEKRVLKFFLPQVEAASFLSITLAFAWQKAVRLWPMFFVHFILWTTFLMSLSAGILLICFQKPPTNGVGVCFIAFAIGNGLYACWITHRIGFCSKILIKSLEPVSKFPDLNQPTYWMLGVGFLWMSLWNLAVIGALNFYFPPLIIILLVLSLAWTTEVMRNVANITVSRVISLYYLRGMQSNTQFCFQRALSKNLGSACFGSLFVPAIEALRIVARGLNLLEGEDEFMFSCAHCCLRVMEGIFRYGNGWAFVQIAAYGKGFVRASQDTWELFEQQEMEQIVDSDITSSICFLTGVCSGSICVIVVAAWTARVHQSFTAAISLLTFFIGYLMTRIAMALPHACVGSYFVCYAENPDNRLFDNTIKDRLALMNSGRDVAVPTPRVPRRFAAR